The Streptococcus respiraculi sequence ATAAATCGCTCTCTGCTTGCTTCGTCAATGACAGTGTACTGGTAAAATTTTTCAGGCATCGTGCCAGTGTAACAGTGCTTAGGGACGTACTTCACGTCCATTTGCCACTTGATTCCTAATTTCGTGGGTGTATCATAGGGTTTAGGAACATAGGCCTCTTTCTTGGTTTCAGCCGCCTTGAAGAATCCCATTTTTCTCAAGAGCCGAAAGAGAGAGCAAGGGTGTCTGTCGTATCCCTTGTTGGCTCTTAGCTTGTAGAAAATCTCGATGAGGGTTGCATTTGGATTTCTGCGGATGCAGTTTTTAATCCACCTGATTTCTTGCTCAGTATGAGCTTTGGGGTGAGTTTTGTGTGGTCTGTGGGACTTATCTTTGAGAGAGTCCTTGGTTCCGTCAAATCGCTTATTCCAGCGCATGAGAGAGGCTTTTGAGACCTTATACCGCCTGCAGATGAATGCGACAGAAGCCCCACCACGATACGTTTTCACCGCGTGGTAACGTGTGTCGAGCGTGTGTGGCAAATAACGAAGGTTTTGTGGTATACTAGTCATGAGAAGATTCCTTTATGAGAAGTGTGGTTACTTTTATCATATCAGGTTTCTTCTTTTTTGTACTCAGGTCTCACATCTATTGTAAGGTAACAATATAGGTCGGGCACCTTTTGTTTTCCATTCGCTATTTGTACTGAATTATGGTAGAATAAAATGATTAGCTTCTTTGGTGAGATGAGTAAGTTTGCTTTTCTTATCAGGAAAAATGATAGTGGAGAATAATGTGACAGTTGAGAATTATATGCCAGATTTTGTGCTTGAAAAAGCCTATGATGTGACAGTAGAAAGTTTGCAAAAATACCATATTCGAACAGTTTTTGTGGACTTGGATAATACCTTGATTGCCTGGAACAATCCAGACGGGACCCCTGAGATGCGCAAGTGGTTGCATGATTTGCGAGATGCGGGAATCCATGTGGTTGTTGTGTCAAATAATAAATATGAACGTGTGAAGCGGGCAGTAGAGCGTTTTGGAATTGATTTTGAAGCCTTTGCTCTGAAACCTTTTACTGTTGGAATTGAGCGCGCCATTAAACGTTTTGGCATTAGGCGCGAAGAAGCGATTATGATTGGTGATCAGCTGATGACGGATATTCGAGCTGCCAAGCGGGCAGGGATTCGTTCGGTCTTGGTACGGCCGCTCATTGAGACAGACTCGATTAACACTCAAATTAATCGTTGGCGTGAACGCCGTATGATGAAGAGAATTACCGCCAAATATGGCGCATTTGATTACAAGAGGGAAATGTAAGTGGAAGAATTGTATTGTATTGGCTGCGGAGCCTTGATTCAGACCGAGGAAAAAGAAGGGGTAGGCTATACGCCCCAATCTGTCTTGGAAAAGGGATTAGAAACAGGCCAGGTTTACTGCCAGCGCTGTTTCCGTCTCCGTCATTATAATGAAATTTCAGATGTCAATATTTCAGATGATGAGTTTCAGACCCTGCTCCATAGTGTAGGGGACAGTGATGCTTTGGTGGTCAATGTCATTGATATTTTCGACTTTAATGGCTCTGTCATTCCAGGCTTGTCACGCTTTGTATCCGGCAATGATGTCCTTTTGGTCGGGAATAAAAAGGATATTTTGCCTAAGTCTGTCAAGGACGGGAAAGTGACCCAATGGCTGACCGAACGGGCTCATGAGGTAGGCTTGCGTCCGATTGATGTGATGTTAACATCTGCTCAAAACAAGCACGCCATAAAGGACTTGATTGACAGGATTGAACAGTATCGCAAGGGTCGTGATGTCTATGTGGTCGGTGTGACCAATGTTGGGAAATCAACGCTGATTAACGCCATTATTCAGGAAATTACAGGAGACAAGGACGTAATTACCACCTCTCGTTTCCCCGGTACAACCCTTGATAAGATTGAAATTCCTCTCGATGATGGGTCTTACATCTACGATACTCCGGGGATTATTCATCGTCATCAGATGGCCCATTATTTGTCTGCCAAAAATTTAAAATTTGCTAGTCCACGTAAGGAAATCAAACCCAAAACCTATCAGTTAAATCCTGAACAAACCCTCTTTTTAGCTGGTTTAGGACGGTTTGATTTTATCGCAGGAGAAAAACAGGGCTTTACCGCATTTTTTGACAATGAATTAAAACTTCACCGCACCAAATTAGATGGTGCGACAGCATTTTACCAAAAACACGCAGGTAGTTTACTAGTGCCACCAACTAGTGCAGAATTAGAAAACTTCCCAGAATTGGTCCGGTATGAATTTACTATTACTGAAAAAACAGATGTCGTCTTCTCAGGTCTAGGTTGGATTCGTATCAATGGCGTAGCCAAAATCGCAGCCTGGGCACCAAAGGGTGTCGGTGTTGTGATTCGTAAAGCAATCATATAGAAAAAGGAAATACTATGACATTAACATCAAAACAACGGGCCTTTCTTAACAGTCAGGCGCATAGTTTGAAACCTATTATCCAAATCGGGAAATATGGCTTGAATGACCAGATTAAGACCAGCGTCCGTCAGGCCTTGGATAGACGAGAGTTGATAAAGGTGACGCTACTACAAAATACGGATGAAAATATCCACGATGTGGCTGAAACCTTGGAAGAAGAAATCGGGGTTGATACCGTGCAAAAAATTGGTCGAACCTTGATTCTCTTCAAGCAATCAAGCAAGAAAGAAAATCGAAAACTCTCTATCAAAGTGAGAGAAATCTAGTGAGAATGGTCCAAGAATGGATGAGTTGGATAAGGAGTCTACATGGCAATTGAGCTCTTAACACCCTTTACAAAGGTTGAGTTAGAAGTTGAAAAGAAAGAAACAAATCGCAAGCAGGTTGGTATTTTGGGAGGGAATTTCAATCCTGTTCATAATGCCCATTTAATTGTGGCTGACCAGGTTCGGCAGCAGTTAAAATTA is a genomic window containing:
- a CDS encoding DDE-type integrase/transposase/recombinase: MTSIPQNLRYLPHTLDTRYHAVKTYRGGASVAFICRRYKVSKASLMRWNKRFDGTKDSLKDKSHRPHKTHPKAHTEQEIRWIKNCIRRNPNATLIEIFYKLRANKGYDRHPCSLFRLLRKMGFFKAAETKKEAYVPKPYDTPTKLGIKWQMDVKYVPKHCYTGTMPEKFYQYTVIDEASRERFIYPFKEQSSYSTVQFVKMAIKHFRYKPQIIQTDNGFEFTHFKETKQIHPLDVLCKELGMVHKLIRPRTPRHNGKVERSHRNDNRRFYQHLRFYSYDDLIRQMKRYLYTSNRLPMQSLGWKSPIETRKFLQGASSLEIE
- a CDS encoding YqeG family HAD IIIA-type phosphatase; this encodes MTVENYMPDFVLEKAYDVTVESLQKYHIRTVFVDLDNTLIAWNNPDGTPEMRKWLHDLRDAGIHVVVVSNNKYERVKRAVERFGIDFEAFALKPFTVGIERAIKRFGIRREEAIMIGDQLMTDIRAAKRAGIRSVLVRPLIETDSINTQINRWRERRMMKRITAKYGAFDYKREM
- the yqeH gene encoding ribosome biogenesis GTPase YqeH, coding for MEELYCIGCGALIQTEEKEGVGYTPQSVLEKGLETGQVYCQRCFRLRHYNEISDVNISDDEFQTLLHSVGDSDALVVNVIDIFDFNGSVIPGLSRFVSGNDVLLVGNKKDILPKSVKDGKVTQWLTERAHEVGLRPIDVMLTSAQNKHAIKDLIDRIEQYRKGRDVYVVGVTNVGKSTLINAIIQEITGDKDVITTSRFPGTTLDKIEIPLDDGSYIYDTPGIIHRHQMAHYLSAKNLKFASPRKEIKPKTYQLNPEQTLFLAGLGRFDFIAGEKQGFTAFFDNELKLHRTKLDGATAFYQKHAGSLLVPPTSAELENFPELVRYEFTITEKTDVVFSGLGWIRINGVAKIAAWAPKGVGVVIRKAII
- the yhbY gene encoding ribosome assembly RNA-binding protein YhbY, coding for MTLTSKQRAFLNSQAHSLKPIIQIGKYGLNDQIKTSVRQALDRRELIKVTLLQNTDENIHDVAETLEEEIGVDTVQKIGRTLILFKQSSKKENRKLSIKVREI